The following are encoded in a window of Rissa tridactyla isolate bRisTri1 chromosome 3, bRisTri1.patW.cur.20221130, whole genome shotgun sequence genomic DNA:
- the TRMT61B gene encoding tRNA (adenine(58)-N(1))-methyltransferase, mitochondrial: protein MRVWSGLRRAASSAHGATVGGRPRRRAWETSLSPLERVRRLLPPEEAAAVGRCAAAPHAPPVEEKEEEEVATAPQVPPEAAGTRPGAFRAGELALAEVRRKHNTTLKLLCRLAAGSVLASPGGILPHHDIIGQLPGQVLRTSAGARLLLRRPSLEEYVLLMPRGPTIAYPKDVSAMLMMVDIHPGDTVLEAGSGSGAMTLFLSRAVGPKGRVISYEIRDDHHNLAKKNYRHWRAAWEIGHTEEWPDNVDFILKDISTAAADMKSIALDAIVLDMLNPQSALPVVHPSLKEGGVCAVYLANITQVIDLLDRIRTCKLPFLCERIIEVTHRNWLVLPAKLKNGKSSQMMETQENIEEQPQKECEEIHVQDQVVLKESEYNESLSDNAETYCSVPYVARPSYWQEAHSAFLTKLRKFRPLLS, encoded by the exons ATGAGGGTCTGGAGTGGGCTGCGGCGCGCCGCCTCCTCCGCTCATGGGGCGACCGTGGGTGGGAGGCCTCGGAGGCGGGCGTGGGAGACGTCGCTGTCGCCGCTGGAGCGGGTGAGGCGGCTGCTGCCACCGGAGGAAGCTGCGGCGGTGGGGCGGTGCGCGGCCGCCCCTCATGCTCCCcctgtggaggagaaggaggaggaggaggtggcgacCGCCCCTCAGGTGCCTCCTGAAGCGGCAGGAACGCGTCCCGGCGCTTTCCGTGCCGGGGAGCTGGCGCTGGCGGAGGTGCGGAGAAAGCACAACACAACGCTGAAGCTGTTGTGTCGGCTGGCGGCGGGTTCGGTGTTAGCCAGCCCCGGTGGCATCCTGCCTCACCACGACATCATTGGGCAGCTGCCCGGGCAGGTGCTGCGCACGTCGGCCGGGGCGCGGTTGCTGCTGAGGCGGCCCTCGCTGGAGGAATACGTGCTGCTGATGCCGCGGGGGCCCACCATCGCCTACCCCAAG GATGTAAGTGCTATGTTAATGATGGTGGATATCCACCCGGGAGACACTGTTTTGGAAGCTGGCAGCGGGTCTGGCGCTATGACCTTGTTCCTGTCGAGAGCAG ttgggCCTAAAGGACGTGTTATAAGTTATGAAATCAGAGATGATCATCATAATTTAGCTAAGAAGAATTACAGGCACTGGCGTGCTGCATGGGAAATAGGACACACGGAAGAGTGGCCGGATAACGTGGATTTCATTCTTAAAGACATTTCAACAGCTGCTGCGGATATGAAATCTATAGCACTTGATGCA ATAGTTCTGGATATGCTTAACCCCCAGTCTGCTCTGCCTGTTGTACACCCAAGTCTGAAAGAGGGTGGTGTGTGCGCTGTGTACTTAGCAAA CATCACGCAGGTTATTGACCTTTTAGACAGAATACGGACCTGCAAGCTCCCTTTTTTGTGTGAAAGGATCATTGAGGTAACTCACAGAAATTGGTTGGTACTCCCTGCTAAACTCAAGAATGGCAAATCAAGCCAAATGATGGAAACTCAAGAAAATATTGAAGAACAACCTCAAAAGGAATGTGAAGAAATCCACGTTCAGGATCAAGTAGTTCTTAAAGAAAGTGAATACAATG AATCACTTTCTGACAATGCTGAAACATACTGCTCGGTGCCTTACGTTGCTAGACCATCTTATTGGCAGGAAGCTCATTCAG cattCCTTACCAAGCTGAGAAAGTTTCGACCGCTGCTTTCTTGA